A single region of the Bifidobacterium asteroides DSM 20089 genome encodes:
- a CDS encoding low molecular weight protein-tyrosine-phosphatase, translating to MGQNSEGKASQGPYNVMTVCTGNICRSPMAEIILRKFFQDRGLDEDQVRVESSGVSDEEFGNPIDRRAQRVLRERGYEVPADHFAHRITREEAEDADLLLPMTADHMRALLRLLPSGKRSAVHLYRSFDPNLPTPAPGRESRIDLVDPWYGGPREFEVAIDQIEHTAPYIVDWVVRQLP from the coding sequence ATGGGCCAGAATTCCGAAGGAAAGGCTTCACAAGGCCCCTATAACGTCATGACCGTCTGCACCGGCAACATCTGCCGATCGCCCATGGCTGAGATCATCCTGCGCAAGTTCTTTCAGGATCGCGGACTGGATGAGGACCAGGTCAGGGTGGAATCCAGCGGGGTCAGCGATGAGGAGTTTGGCAACCCTATAGATCGGCGTGCTCAGAGGGTTCTGCGCGAGCGTGGCTATGAGGTTCCGGCCGATCACTTCGCCCACCGGATCACCCGGGAGGAGGCAGAAGACGCGGACCTGCTCCTGCCCATGACTGCCGACCATATGCGCGCACTGCTCCGTCTGCTGCCCTCAGGCAAGCGTTCCGCCGTGCACCTGTACCGCAGCTTTGACCCGAATCTGCCCACGCCGGCGCCGGGCCGGGAGAGCCGAATCGATCTGGTGGACCCCTGGTATGGCGGCCCTCGTGAGTTCGAAGTGGCCATCGATCAGATCGAGCACACTGCGCCTTACATCGTCGACTGGGTGGTGCGTCAGCTGCCCTGA
- a CDS encoding carbohydrate ABC transporter permease, producing MTIITADANSRHDSAARVRRGFPLRRVFYHIVVMLCALLMIYPIVWMVLSSFKPTASVLATSGQLIPSHWTLENYINGFKGFAGTSFLRYIGNSLFISIVATVGTIASSAIVAYALSRLRFPGRRVLFVAMLLSMMLPAQVLMVPQYLWYQKLGWTDSYLPLIVPYCFAIQGFFIYLIMNFIDGIPRSLDEAAKLDGCSYYGIFFRVVCPLITPAVVTGCIFSFMWRWDDFLSALLYVSDTERYPVSLALKLFADPSSSSDYGAMFAMASVSILPSILIFLFFQRYLVEGVSTSGLKG from the coding sequence ATGACCATCATTACAGCTGATGCCAACAGTCGGCACGATTCTGCGGCCCGGGTGCGTAGGGGGTTTCCTCTGCGCAGAGTCTTCTATCACATCGTGGTTATGCTCTGTGCTTTGCTCATGATCTATCCAATCGTCTGGATGGTGCTGAGTTCCTTCAAGCCGACTGCCTCTGTTCTCGCCACTTCGGGGCAACTGATCCCGTCTCATTGGACGCTGGAAAACTATATCAACGGTTTCAAGGGTTTTGCCGGGACATCCTTCCTGCGATACATCGGCAACTCTCTGTTCATTTCGATTGTGGCCACCGTCGGCACTATAGCCTCTTCGGCCATTGTCGCATATGCGCTTAGCCGGTTGCGGTTCCCCGGACGGAGGGTCTTATTTGTGGCCATGCTCCTGTCGATGATGCTTCCTGCCCAGGTGCTTATGGTGCCCCAATACCTCTGGTATCAGAAATTGGGCTGGACCGACAGCTACCTACCGCTGATAGTGCCTTACTGCTTTGCCATTCAGGGCTTCTTCATCTATCTGATCATGAACTTCATTGATGGTATTCCACGTTCCTTGGACGAGGCTGCCAAATTGGATGGATGTTCTTACTATGGAATCTTCTTCCGTGTGGTTTGCCCGCTGATCACCCCTGCGGTCGTCACTGGCTGCATATTCTCCTTCATGTGGCGTTGGGATGACTTTCTTTCGGCCTTGCTATACGTATCGGATACCGAACGCTACCCGGTCTCCCTGGCGCTGAAGCTATTCGCAGATCCAAGTTCGAGCTCCGATTACGGAGCCATGTTTGCCATGGCCTCCGTATCCATCCTGCCCAGTATCCTCATTTTCCTCTTCTTCCAGCGTTATCTGGTGGAGGGGGTCAGCACTTCGGGCCTTAAGGGATGA
- a CDS encoding carbohydrate ABC transporter permease, which yields MAIEAVGRKIPADGSTEGPGLRFRPHGRLVNFLEREKVAGLVCSAPFIFGFLMFLIVPLALSLYYTFTDYNIIGEPKFIGLDNYVRMFTADPLFWQSLGVTLFFALISTPLRLVFALLVAMLLLRNSRISGFYRAAFYLPSILGGSVAVAILWKQMFAADGVINKALGLFGIHSHFAWLGNESTAIWTLIILSVWQFGSSMLIFLASLKQIPGELYEAASVDGANKWYQFWRITLPLLTPTIFFNLVMQSINGFLAFTQCYIITQGKPRNTTLFYMVYMYDESFTRYHAGYGAAMAWVMLLLIGLYTGVLFLTKRFWVYNEEA from the coding sequence ATGGCCATAGAAGCGGTCGGCAGGAAGATTCCTGCCGATGGGTCCACGGAAGGGCCGGGTCTGAGGTTTCGTCCTCATGGTCGGCTTGTCAATTTCCTGGAGCGTGAGAAAGTGGCCGGACTTGTATGCTCCGCCCCTTTCATTTTCGGCTTTCTGATGTTCTTGATAGTGCCGCTTGCTCTCTCCCTTTATTACACTTTTACCGACTACAACATCATTGGCGAGCCGAAATTCATTGGACTGGACAATTACGTGCGCATGTTCACTGCGGACCCGCTTTTCTGGCAGTCCCTGGGCGTAACGCTCTTCTTTGCTCTGATTTCCACCCCGCTCAGGCTGGTTTTTGCCCTGCTGGTGGCCATGCTGCTTTTGCGCAATTCGCGCATCTCCGGCTTCTACAGGGCCGCTTTCTATCTGCCCTCCATCCTGGGGGGATCCGTGGCGGTGGCCATCCTTTGGAAGCAGATGTTCGCGGCCGACGGCGTCATCAACAAGGCCCTCGGTTTGTTCGGCATACACAGCCATTTCGCCTGGCTTGGGAACGAGTCCACGGCTATTTGGACCTTGATTATCCTTTCGGTCTGGCAATTCGGGTCGTCCATGCTCATCTTTTTGGCATCCCTCAAGCAAATCCCCGGTGAGCTCTACGAGGCGGCCAGCGTTGACGGCGCCAACAAGTGGTATCAGTTCTGGCGGATCACGCTGCCATTATTGACGCCGACCATATTTTTCAATCTGGTTATGCAGTCCATCAATGGATTCCTGGCTTTCACCCAGTGCTACATCATCACTCAGGGCAAGCCCAGGAACACGACCCTTTTCTACATGGTCTACATGTACGATGAGTCCTTCACCCGTTACCATGCCGGGTATGGCGCGGCCATGGCCTGGGTCATGCTCTTGCTGATCGGGCTGTATACCGGTGTGCTTTTCCTGACAAAACGGTTCTGGGTCTACAACGAGGAGGCCTGA
- a CDS encoding ABC transporter substrate-binding protein, producing MKNMKRLLAVVTIGATLVSLAACGSGTKKDDSSAGGGELTVAWWGNQDRNARQAKVNKAFEAANKGVKVKGSFFEWNDYWKKLSTQVAGKQMPDVVAMDYSYLKQYVENGQLLDLGPYMKDGTIRTKGIDKNVLDSGKMDGKYYALSLGSSSPALIYNKKVLDQAGLTMPKSLTLDEFETMSKTIHDKTGYKTNFRYYEASELLEYVLRGQGKTLFEDKKLGANAAEIKPYFQVYQDGIDQGWHLGPDVFTEIQTGSVEQDPLVYGNEPSRRSWVSMKFTSQLTALQKADKDADLELAPWPSANLKKANYVKPGMFFVIAKTCKHPELAAKYIDFYTNNEQAVKAMLTDRGLPVAKASLEAITTLLSPEEKKVVAFMNDTVIPESSTINPPSPAAAATVNTQTLPQVEESLLYKKIKAADAAKQFVDEANASLAR from the coding sequence ATGAAGAACATGAAACGGTTGCTTGCCGTTGTCACCATTGGTGCGACGCTGGTGTCGTTGGCAGCCTGCGGCAGTGGAACCAAGAAGGACGATTCCAGCGCCGGGGGTGGCGAGCTTACGGTGGCCTGGTGGGGCAACCAGGATCGCAATGCACGTCAAGCCAAGGTCAACAAAGCTTTCGAGGCGGCCAATAAAGGCGTCAAGGTCAAGGGTTCCTTCTTCGAATGGAACGATTACTGGAAGAAGCTGTCCACGCAGGTGGCCGGTAAGCAGATGCCTGATGTGGTCGCTATGGATTACTCCTATCTGAAGCAATATGTGGAGAACGGGCAGCTCCTGGACTTGGGTCCGTACATGAAGGATGGAACCATCAGAACCAAGGGAATCGACAAGAATGTGCTTGACTCCGGAAAAATGGATGGCAAGTACTACGCCCTTTCGCTGGGTTCCTCCTCGCCTGCACTCATTTATAACAAGAAAGTGTTGGATCAGGCAGGGCTGACCATGCCTAAGTCCTTGACCTTGGATGAATTCGAAACCATGTCCAAAACCATCCATGACAAGACGGGCTATAAGACCAACTTCAGGTATTATGAAGCTTCGGAACTGTTGGAATATGTCCTGAGAGGGCAGGGCAAGACGCTTTTCGAGGACAAGAAGCTGGGGGCGAATGCAGCGGAAATCAAGCCCTACTTCCAAGTCTACCAAGACGGCATAGATCAGGGATGGCATCTGGGCCCTGATGTCTTCACTGAGATCCAGACCGGTTCGGTTGAACAGGATCCTCTGGTCTACGGCAATGAACCTTCCCGGCGCTCCTGGGTTTCGATGAAATTCACTTCCCAACTGACGGCGTTGCAAAAGGCGGACAAGGATGCGGACCTGGAGCTGGCGCCATGGCCTTCAGCCAATCTTAAGAAGGCCAACTACGTCAAGCCAGGCATGTTCTTTGTCATTGCAAAGACCTGCAAACATCCTGAACTGGCAGCCAAGTACATTGATTTTTATACCAATAACGAGCAGGCAGTCAAGGCCATGCTGACCGACCGAGGCCTACCGGTGGCCAAGGCTTCGCTGGAGGCCATAACCACCTTGTTGAGCCCGGAGGAAAAGAAGGTCGTGGCCTTCATGAACGACACGGTGATCCCGGAATCATCCACGATCAATCCGCCAAGCCCCGCTGCTGCCGCCACGGTCAATACCCAAACTCTGCCACAAGTGGAGGAGTCTCTTCTTTACAAGAAAATCAAGGCTGCTGACGCAGCCAAGCAGTTTGTCGACGAGGCCAACGCCTCCCTAGCTCGCTGA
- the galE gene encoding UDP-glucose 4-epimerase GalE → MAILVTGGCGYIGAHVVHALQEAGRKVVVVDDLSYGKPDRIGNARLYGADVAAPGADQRLAEIIQENKVDSIIHFAARKQVGESVEKPIWYYRQNLNGMINVLSAMAKTEAKKLVFSSSAATYGEPPVDVVPEDVQPMVPINPYGQTKLVGEWMARACEQPYGIRFCALRYFNVAGCGPVSLEDPAVLNLIPMLFDRLRQGKAPAIFGDDYPTPDGTCVRDYIHVSDLADAHIAALDYLDRDQRRYDAFNVGTGQGTSVRQIVDEVKKVTGLPFTEAIKPRRAGDPPHLIGDPTRINTEMGWHAKYGVEEIVESAWKAWQANPAHHIDTDGWQQQD, encoded by the coding sequence ATGGCCATTCTGGTGACAGGAGGGTGCGGATATATTGGCGCCCACGTGGTCCACGCCCTGCAGGAGGCAGGCAGGAAGGTCGTCGTGGTTGACGACCTCAGCTATGGCAAGCCCGATCGGATCGGCAATGCTCGTCTTTACGGCGCTGACGTGGCCGCCCCAGGCGCCGATCAACGCCTGGCTGAGATCATCCAGGAGAACAAGGTCGACTCGATCATTCACTTCGCGGCCCGCAAGCAGGTGGGCGAGTCAGTGGAGAAGCCCATCTGGTACTACCGGCAGAACCTGAACGGCATGATCAACGTTTTGTCTGCCATGGCAAAGACCGAAGCCAAGAAGCTGGTCTTCTCCAGCTCGGCTGCAACATACGGCGAGCCTCCGGTCGACGTGGTCCCCGAAGACGTGCAGCCCATGGTCCCCATCAACCCCTACGGCCAAACCAAGCTGGTCGGCGAATGGATGGCCCGTGCCTGTGAGCAGCCCTACGGCATTCGCTTCTGCGCCCTGCGCTACTTCAATGTGGCCGGCTGCGGGCCGGTCAGCCTGGAGGACCCGGCCGTCCTCAACCTGATTCCCATGCTCTTCGACAGGCTGCGGCAGGGCAAGGCACCCGCCATCTTCGGCGACGACTACCCCACCCCCGACGGCACCTGCGTGCGAGACTACATCCATGTCTCCGACCTGGCAGACGCCCACATCGCAGCCCTGGATTACCTGGACCGTGACCAGCGCCGCTACGATGCCTTCAATGTGGGCACCGGCCAGGGCACATCCGTTCGACAGATTGTGGACGAAGTCAAGAAGGTGACGGGTCTGCCCTTCACCGAGGCCATCAAGCCCCGTCGCGCTGGAGACCCGCCGCATCTGATCGGCGACCCCACCCGGATCAACACCGAGATGGGCTGGCATGCCAAGTACGGCGTCGAAGAAATCGTCGAATCAGCCTGGAAAGCCTGGCAGGCCAACCCTGCCCACCACATTGACACCGATGGCTGGCAGCAGCAGGACTAG
- a CDS encoding dihydrofolate reductase — translation MEHDNSRSGYHEPEPGQAGLLGDEEWRHQEEEIGRRSSVNMIWAQAQATDGRRGAIGYHNALPWHLSEDMRHFKELTVSHPVIMGRRTWVSMGERPLPKRDNIILSSDPGFRAPGATVVSAADDALELARQEAIPDDGMDRSEIWIIGGAGVFSTFFPLSDAAYVTDLDLQTPADVFVPDMEELVSKRFWQVRDKSQWMTPAKPDQAAAIPRFRYITYGKVH, via the coding sequence ATGGAGCATGACAATAGTCGAAGCGGCTATCACGAACCCGAGCCCGGTCAGGCCGGGCTTCTAGGTGATGAGGAATGGCGGCATCAGGAAGAAGAGATAGGCCGCCGCTCATCGGTCAATATGATCTGGGCGCAAGCGCAGGCCACTGACGGTCGGCGTGGCGCCATCGGTTATCACAATGCGCTGCCCTGGCATCTGAGCGAGGACATGCGGCACTTCAAGGAGCTGACCGTATCCCATCCTGTCATCATGGGGCGGCGGACCTGGGTCTCCATGGGGGAGCGGCCATTGCCCAAGAGGGATAACATCATTCTGTCCAGTGACCCAGGGTTCCGGGCACCGGGCGCTACCGTGGTATCTGCTGCCGACGATGCCCTGGAGCTGGCCCGGCAGGAAGCCATTCCCGACGATGGGATGGATCGCAGTGAAATCTGGATCATCGGCGGCGCAGGGGTCTTCAGCACCTTCTTTCCGCTGTCTGACGCGGCCTATGTGACCGACCTCGATTTGCAGACTCCAGCTGATGTCTTTGTGCCCGATATGGAGGAGTTGGTCAGCAAGCGATTCTGGCAGGTGCGCGACAAGAGTCAATGGATGACCCCTGCCAAACCGGACCAGGCGGCTGCCATCCCACGGTTCCGGTACATCACCTATGGGAAGGTGCATTGA
- a CDS encoding LacI family DNA-binding transcriptional regulator — MGEPTIHDVAAQAGVSAATVSRALNGGLVKSQTRERVRAVAQTLGYRSGSSPRRSSTARAESIGILVTDIGNFYFADLFKGLLTVAHQHSCQLIVDDLNVENADEVVDRATAATAGQIVIAPRLEADMLRARFDPAKTVLVSRQLEGYATACADDREGMVQAMRHMASLGHRRVAYVGGSEGSWTNAKRREAFLACADQFGLESTILGPFEPSYGGGINACDAVMLEHDLTGIVVFNDLMATGLLGGLLERGVRVPEDLSLIGFDNSVLSRVVRPRLTTVDVRQERLGSSAMRILLDMLHEGQAEDDTLRGDQSQGLVIPEMLITRDSTAVPSAKSR; from the coding sequence ATGGGCGAGCCAACCATTCATGATGTTGCGGCGCAAGCGGGTGTATCGGCTGCCACGGTATCGCGTGCCCTTAACGGCGGATTGGTCAAGAGTCAGACCCGGGAACGCGTCAGGGCTGTTGCGCAGACCTTGGGCTACCGATCGGGCAGCTCACCGAGGCGATCCTCTACAGCTCGAGCGGAGAGCATCGGTATTCTGGTCACCGATATAGGCAACTTTTATTTCGCTGACCTCTTCAAGGGGCTTCTCACCGTGGCTCATCAGCATTCCTGCCAGCTCATTGTCGACGATTTGAATGTGGAGAATGCGGACGAGGTTGTTGACCGTGCGACTGCCGCCACTGCCGGGCAGATTGTCATAGCCCCTCGGCTCGAGGCTGACATGCTGCGTGCCCGGTTCGATCCCGCCAAGACTGTACTGGTCTCCCGTCAGCTGGAGGGGTATGCAACCGCCTGTGCCGATGATCGGGAGGGTATGGTGCAGGCTATGCGGCATATGGCTTCATTGGGGCACCGCAGGGTGGCCTACGTGGGTGGATCCGAAGGGTCATGGACCAATGCGAAGCGCAGAGAGGCTTTTCTTGCTTGTGCTGATCAGTTCGGATTGGAGAGTACGATTCTGGGGCCTTTTGAGCCGTCCTACGGGGGAGGGATCAATGCCTGCGACGCCGTCATGCTGGAGCATGACCTGACCGGAATCGTGGTTTTCAACGATTTGATGGCCACCGGTCTGTTGGGTGGTCTTTTGGAGCGCGGGGTTCGAGTTCCTGAGGACCTGAGTCTGATTGGTTTCGACAACAGTGTGCTCTCTCGAGTGGTTCGTCCCAGACTCACGACTGTGGATGTTCGACAGGAACGATTGGGCAGCTCTGCAATGCGTATTCTGCTGGATATGCTTCATGAAGGCCAGGCAGAGGACGATACTCTGCGTGGCGACCAAAGCCAAGGGCTGGTCATCCCGGAAATGCTGATTACCCGTGATTCCACGGCAGTGCCCTCAGCTAAGTCTCGCTGA
- the trmB gene encoding tRNA (guanine(46)-N(7))-methyltransferase TrmB translates to MKNTEQPQKSGQRTIVSYVLRSGRLSPRLEAAWERYSGLYMLNLRGQGSPLSVAQNLQMDQDAVDRIWGRRAPLTIEIGSGQGENIVAAARSHPERNYLALEVYRPGLAHTMLMAGKEGLANLRLAQVNAPDLLEHMDTNLIDELWTFFPDPWPKTKHHKRRLIQPALADAVVLCLRTGGLWRIATDIEDYALHVHEVLDDHPGLRNLGDRTVRLPLGHVGKGTAALAEEMPHGDFAESNRFEGRIVTNFERKGIRAGRTIHDLTYQVVEAG, encoded by the coding sequence GTGAAAAACACTGAGCAACCACAGAAATCCGGTCAAAGGACCATCGTCTCATACGTCCTGCGTTCCGGCAGACTCAGTCCCCGTCTGGAAGCTGCCTGGGAGCGCTATTCCGGACTCTACATGCTGAATCTGCGTGGGCAGGGGTCCCCACTGTCGGTGGCTCAGAATCTGCAGATGGATCAGGATGCGGTTGATCGAATCTGGGGGCGGCGAGCGCCGTTGACCATCGAAATCGGCTCTGGCCAGGGCGAGAACATCGTGGCTGCTGCCCGCAGCCATCCTGAACGTAACTACCTGGCCTTGGAGGTCTACCGTCCCGGTTTGGCCCACACTATGCTTATGGCCGGAAAGGAGGGGCTGGCCAACCTGAGGCTGGCCCAGGTCAATGCCCCGGATTTGCTGGAGCACATGGACACGAACCTGATTGACGAGCTCTGGACCTTCTTTCCTGATCCCTGGCCCAAGACCAAGCATCATAAGCGTCGGCTGATCCAGCCTGCCCTGGCCGATGCGGTGGTGCTATGCCTGCGCACGGGAGGACTTTGGCGGATAGCCACAGATATCGAGGACTATGCCCTGCATGTGCACGAGGTGCTGGATGACCATCCGGGCCTGCGCAATTTAGGCGATAGGACGGTTCGGCTGCCTTTGGGCCATGTAGGCAAAGGGACTGCGGCTCTGGCGGAAGAGATGCCTCACGGGGACTTTGCCGAGTCGAATCGATTTGAGGGCCGCATCGTAACCAATTTCGAGCGCAAGGGCATTCGGGCTGGCAGGACCATCCACGATTTGACCTACCAGGTGGTTGAGGCAGGATGA
- a CDS encoding glycosyl hydrolase 115 family protein, giving the protein MPDDFALESKPSAVRYRGLFINDEVLLEHWKVDNDPELPWQLAFETIYRLGGNMVIPGSGQRGEPHLDLAQQMGLYINQHHVCPLGARMFSSAYPDTPPRWPEERERFEHLWRQAIHDQAGHRTIWTLGFRGQGDTPFWQSDPRHTSDTDRGKVLSDVIDIQYRMVQKAVPGAPCVVYLYGEMMDLYRKGVLTLPPQVTKIWSDNGYGRMVSRRQWNLDPRIPSMPDGHGNNGIYFHTSFYDLQAANHITASTNQPSAVIAELEHVLQAGGDQVWIINASNIKPHVYMIALIAAMWRRGSINPMVETQRYLTTYYHCRETGFLEDLLNGYWQSAIRFGPCWDQHAGEQYYNYQSRILITGFLHDRHAPCPQLHWLTEADNLGDQIDLIRSQVGPAASAYQRLDLQAQQAALAMQRSGNSDGARLLKDSIGLAISIHYHCSTACLTVCKSLQAAIRRDYVQAFYLAGLARDEFWLADHAMHECEHGTWQGFWSNDCLTDVSESAQVCSQLMGYLRCMGDGPYFNDWKREFTYPRKERQVTVITNMEKHEDDDQIFAAMKALHFE; this is encoded by the coding sequence TTGCCCGATGACTTCGCTCTGGAGTCCAAGCCGTCGGCCGTACGCTATCGCGGCCTCTTCATCAACGACGAGGTACTGCTGGAACACTGGAAAGTTGACAATGATCCCGAACTCCCCTGGCAGCTGGCTTTTGAGACCATCTACCGACTAGGGGGCAACATGGTGATCCCTGGATCCGGGCAACGCGGCGAACCGCACCTGGACCTGGCCCAACAAATGGGGCTGTACATCAACCAGCATCACGTCTGCCCTCTGGGTGCCCGCATGTTTTCATCGGCATACCCGGACACGCCACCCCGTTGGCCAGAAGAGCGCGAGCGCTTTGAACATCTGTGGCGACAGGCCATTCATGACCAGGCCGGCCATCGCACCATTTGGACCTTGGGCTTCCGCGGCCAAGGAGACACACCTTTCTGGCAGTCTGATCCGCGACACACTTCCGACACTGATCGAGGGAAGGTCCTTAGCGATGTAATAGACATCCAATACAGGATGGTCCAAAAAGCTGTGCCAGGCGCACCCTGTGTGGTCTACCTCTATGGCGAGATGATGGACCTCTACCGTAAAGGCGTGCTCACCCTGCCCCCGCAGGTGACCAAGATATGGTCCGACAATGGCTATGGACGCATGGTCTCCCGCAGACAATGGAACTTAGACCCTCGCATTCCTTCCATGCCTGACGGCCACGGCAACAACGGAATCTACTTCCATACCAGTTTCTATGATCTCCAGGCAGCCAATCACATTACAGCCAGCACCAACCAGCCCTCAGCAGTCATTGCCGAACTGGAGCACGTTCTGCAAGCCGGCGGTGATCAAGTCTGGATCATCAATGCTTCCAACATCAAACCCCATGTCTACATGATTGCCCTGATAGCGGCCATGTGGCGACGGGGCAGCATCAATCCCATGGTTGAAACTCAACGCTATCTGACTACCTACTACCACTGCAGAGAGACCGGATTCCTGGAAGACCTGCTGAACGGCTACTGGCAATCAGCCATACGCTTCGGCCCCTGCTGGGATCAGCATGCCGGCGAGCAATACTACAATTACCAGTCCCGGATTCTGATTACCGGATTCCTGCATGACCGTCATGCGCCCTGCCCGCAATTGCATTGGCTGACCGAAGCCGACAACCTGGGCGATCAAATCGACCTGATCCGCTCCCAGGTAGGCCCTGCAGCCAGTGCCTATCAGCGTCTCGATCTGCAAGCCCAACAGGCCGCCCTGGCTATGCAACGGTCAGGCAACAGTGATGGGGCACGGCTTCTGAAGGATAGCATCGGTCTTGCCATCAGCATTCACTATCATTGCAGCACGGCCTGTCTTACAGTCTGCAAGTCTTTGCAGGCGGCCATAAGGAGAGACTACGTCCAAGCTTTCTACCTGGCAGGGCTGGCACGAGACGAGTTTTGGCTAGCTGACCACGCTATGCATGAATGCGAGCATGGAACCTGGCAAGGATTCTGGTCCAACGACTGCCTGACCGACGTCAGCGAGTCGGCTCAGGTCTGTTCCCAATTGATGGGCTACTTGCGCTGCATGGGCGATGGTCCATACTTCAATGACTGGAAGCGTGAATTCACCTACCCACGCAAAGAGCGCCAGGTCACAGTCATAACCAATATGGAGAAGCATGAGGACGACGATCAGATCTTCGCCGCCATGAAAGCCTTGCATTTCGAATAA
- a CDS encoding thymidylate synthase has product MALTSEELQRIRTRIPERPDSDIPTPYEDLVRTILREGTLKSDRTGTGTISLFGRQMRFDLSHSFPLITTKKVYFRGIAYELLWFLKGSQNVRWLQENRVHIWDEWADPETGNLGPVYGVQWRSWPAPTPEDPNHTIDQIAKVLDLIRTHPDSRRMIVTAWNPAQVDSMALPPCHALFQFYVADGRLSCQLYQRSCDMFLGVPFNIASYALLTLMMAQQAGLEPGEFVWTGGDCHIYDNHVEQVLEQLSRKPYPYPTMRIHKADSIFSYQYEDFEVVDYQCHPAIKAPVAV; this is encoded by the coding sequence ATGGCCTTGACATCGGAAGAACTGCAGCGCATCCGTACACGTATCCCTGAGCGTCCCGACTCGGACATTCCCACCCCTTATGAGGATCTGGTGCGCACCATCCTGCGCGAAGGCACTCTGAAGTCCGACAGGACGGGCACTGGGACCATATCCCTGTTCGGGCGGCAGATGCGCTTCGACTTATCGCATTCCTTCCCCCTGATCACGACCAAGAAGGTCTACTTCCGAGGCATCGCCTACGAGCTGCTCTGGTTCCTGAAGGGGTCGCAGAACGTGCGTTGGCTGCAGGAGAACCGTGTGCATATCTGGGACGAGTGGGCCGACCCGGAAACCGGGAATCTGGGACCGGTCTATGGGGTCCAGTGGCGCAGCTGGCCAGCCCCGACGCCGGAGGACCCCAATCACACCATCGACCAGATCGCCAAGGTGCTGGATCTGATACGCACCCACCCGGACTCCCGTCGAATGATCGTCACTGCTTGGAACCCAGCCCAGGTTGACAGCATGGCTCTGCCTCCCTGCCATGCGCTCTTCCAGTTCTATGTGGCCGACGGCAGGCTGAGCTGCCAGCTCTATCAGCGCTCCTGCGACATGTTCCTGGGGGTACCCTTCAACATCGCCTCTTACGCCCTGCTGACCCTGATGATGGCCCAGCAGGCAGGTCTTGAGCCGGGGGAGTTCGTCTGGACCGGAGGCGACTGCCATATCTACGACAACCATGTGGAGCAGGTTCTGGAGCAGTTGTCGCGCAAGCCCTATCCCTATCCGACCATGCGCATCCACAAGGCCGACTCCATCTTTTCCTATCAGTACGAAGACTTCGAGGTGGTGGACTATCAATGTCATCCTGCCATCAAGGCACCAGTGGCGGTCTGA
- a CDS encoding DUF624 domain-containing protein has translation MNLYGFFYGDHKHGVRSDNNPHGPMLLLSVLRWHAGRLVGINLLFVVSCLPVVTIPCALTAMSKVLGLMLERRICYPLYHFRKAFAGQWRRSLPAGWSLLAGLAAAILGVWFYPRSGLPMAPIPGALCLVIALLLLSASIYLFPMIAFTDLGVGALLANAVRLVFLCLPTTALVLAVDAGILAVCYLGLPYTVPVMPVIGFVLMGLVGNMAGWAAMKRYVLVKNE, from the coding sequence ATGAATCTCTATGGCTTCTTCTACGGCGATCATAAACACGGCGTACGTTCGGACAACAATCCTCACGGGCCCATGCTCCTGCTGAGTGTGCTCCGGTGGCATGCCGGTCGTCTGGTGGGCATCAATTTGCTTTTTGTGGTTTCCTGCCTTCCTGTGGTCACCATACCCTGTGCCCTGACTGCAATGAGCAAGGTGCTGGGACTCATGCTGGAGCGGCGTATCTGCTATCCCCTGTATCATTTCCGCAAGGCATTTGCAGGTCAGTGGAGGAGATCCCTGCCTGCAGGATGGTCCCTGCTGGCAGGCCTGGCTGCTGCAATCCTTGGGGTATGGTTCTATCCACGGTCCGGGTTGCCCATGGCTCCGATTCCGGGTGCTCTTTGCTTGGTGATTGCTTTGCTTCTTTTATCCGCTTCCATCTATCTGTTCCCCATGATCGCCTTTACTGATCTGGGCGTGGGCGCACTATTGGCCAATGCAGTGAGGCTGGTCTTTCTCTGTCTGCCCACGACCGCCCTGGTGCTGGCTGTTGATGCCGGGATTCTTGCAGTGTGTTATTTGGGTCTTCCCTATACCGTTCCGGTCATGCCGGTTATCGGTTTTGTCCTCATGGGATTGGTCGGCAACATGGCTGGCTGGGCTGCGATGAAGCGCTATGTACTGGTAAAGAACGAGTAG